The Carassius carassius chromosome 32, fCarCar2.1, whole genome shotgun sequence DNA window ataaatattacatgcaaaTAAGAAGTGTTGTCTTGGCAACAAACTGAAATAAGCTTAAGTACTACAATTACTAAAaccaatataaacaaaaataaattaatgctagaaatataaaaaaagttgtatttatttaaatataatactaataaaatactatatatatatatatatatatatatatatatatataaacaactataagaaaaagaaattcgttattgcattttatttttttattattatttttcacaaaatgtGGTACTGTAGACTTACTTTTTCTAgacctttttttaattattccgttatcaattattttgtatttatttacatatttgttaGTATGTAGTTTATTACATGTTTTCTTGTTGATAGGGGTTTGTCTCTTCTAAACTGTGAATGTCGGATGTTGATTGGTCGTGGCGGAGCTGTGACGCAGGAGCTGATAAACGTGGCGCGGGGGATTGATCGGTCGCAGTTTTGCAGGCCGCACATCTCGACAGAGAGAGCACTGGAGGTGTTGGATCGATCCTGAATCAACAGCATGGGCAAAGTGCACTTTTATACCCTCTGGTCTTTACGTGAAGCACCTCGACAGTTTATACGGTGGGCGCTTTCCTTTGACCTAACGTTACTTCACTTCACTGTATGACCTGATATTATTGTTTCACTAAACCAAACATTTAAGAGTTTGTTGTCACACTTTTAAGGAATGAGTGTATCTCAGGATATAAATATCTTGCTTACGAAAAAGTAGCTGAACGTTATTGCATTATTAAAAACGTGACATTGATTTGAGGAGAATATGTgcttttgttggtttgttttatgcgaatgtatttttgtttgtcagttttggtgtgtttgtgtttttatttgagcTCCTAtctaatgtatataaaaaaaggttttcataCACTAAGACTAAGGACATTTTCTGATAAATGAGACACACACAACCCATCAAACCACTGAAATTGTAACTCACGAATTATAATGCAGCTTGTCCTAACCTTATATTTTTGAGAAATACTCTTGATCAAAGCCAAAGCACAACCTTTCAGAGTAAACTCTACCATAATAATATGTACCCTTTCTCTAGTGTAGTTGATGGTGGCCATGTGTTTAGTGCATTGTCATAAAATGTACAACAGTTCTTAACATGGGTATTGAGTAAACAAGCATTTACACAGTCTAATAATACAGCTGTCGATCTTGCCCTTGTGACCACTTCCCTGTGTGACCATGTTCTCGGTTTCCTCTGATTCACCTCATGCAGAAATGTCAACCGCACAACGTACCAGGTTCAGATGCCGTTACCTTTACCGAAGAAGCTGATCGTGTTTGGTTTAGGGGAATGGTCGTCCTTCTCCAGTGATACGGAGATCTCTGTGGAGGTTCTGCTGGGTGCAGAGGTCAGGTCACAGGTCATCGGGACGCTTTCACCTCACTCCAGGCAAGTGATGAACATCTGGTATGATTTCATCCACATTGGCAGATAACTAAAATGATTacaattgtaattaaaataaaattgatgtaaatataaatgaaaaagcagtacttaaaataaaaatcgtTAATGCCTTTGCAactaactaaaatatatatttttaagtattacaAGTCCTaaaactgggaaaaaaaaataaaaaaaaataaaatatatatatatatatatatatatatatatatatatatatatatatatatatatatatataaaaaataaaaccataaactaataaaattgaaaagtcctaaaactgaaataaaaatgtgtgtttatatatataaaaacataaacaatttGTAGCTGCATCAAATAGCACTTAAACAGTTCCAGAAAGCCAAGTATAAGTAAAGTTGTCCTAAAATCAAACAAATCACCATCATTTAACTGTCAAAGTAAATcaaaatcatatttataaaatgaaTTCACTAAATGAGACTCGTGAGATTTAAGCTGTGTCTGGGAAAGTCTTTCTGTGAAGGTGTCTGATCTGGCAAGGAGTGTGGACTCCTGAGCTTCTCGCTGAAGCCACACAGAGAGGCAGGAGAGGAGTTTACGCCAAAGTCATGCTCCGCATCCGAGGACAGGTATTTGAACATGACATTATGTCCTCAAACTACTCTTACTAATATCTGCCATATGAACAGCATGCCTTGTTTTGGATCATTTTAACTTTCTTGTCCATCACAAACTACTTATTATTTGTAGGTGAGGTCCAGCTTTATCAGCAGCACTCCACGAATAACAAGGAAACGTCTGGCGTTGAACCACTCCTCCAATCCATCCAGCACACTGCTCAGCAGCGGAGAGAGTCATGATGTGAGGCACGCTTTGCTTATGACTTCAGTGAAATGATCCGCTCTTGGTTCTTCAGAGGCCACAAGGtcaaaggatagttcacccaaaaatgtcagtTCTGTTAtcgtttactcactctcaagttgttccagtgctgtatggatttctttctttctgctgaacgcaaaagaagatattttgaagaaatgccTGAACCAAACATTTGATAGTGAACTTCCATAGTATAGAGGGAAAAAATACCATTGAAGTCAAAGGGGTCCACTGACTGGCTGATTAAACAATGAgagcaaatgatgacaattttttgggtgaacgttCCCTTTAACCAGTCATCCGAATTCTAGGCATGAGATGCCTTAAGACATGGCTTGTGATGAAGTGAATACACAAAAGAATGACTTCTCCTTACGTCTTTGTGAAGATCACCCAGAGATCTGCTCCAGAGGGAAGCGTCAGCTGTGCAGAGCTGGGCAAAAGTCAAATGGAGATGCGAGAAAACACTCTTCTTCAGGGTGTGTGGCCTATGGTAAGGAGTCGTCCACAAACCAGTTCTTTAGCAAGCAGATTGATCTCCAGGCATCAAGAGTGTCTCAAACTTACTGTGGTTTTTGAAGGACAAAACTCCAAGACGCTCCATTATAGGAATAAAGGGATCTATTTGGAGCTCTGAAGATCCGGAAAGCCCTCAGAGTCCAAACCTAGTTTCAAGCCCAAAGAAGCGTAAACTGTGTAAAATGTCTGCAGTAGATTTCGAGGACGAGATGACCGTCAAACGTGTGAAGAGCTGCAGGGCTGGTAAAGGCTCATTCAAATGTTTCTTTACATGCTTGAAATCTTGATGTTACCTCTGATTATAAATTAGTTATTTATATAACTGTGGATAATATTGATTAGCTGTTAGTAATTATTACTGGTGTTTACTGTTTACTATTGCCAGTAAAAGGTTTTAGAATTTGTATcatcttaaattttttttccgagtgtgtgtgtgtgtgtataatatatatatatatatatatatatatatatatatatatatatatatatatatatatatatatatatatatatatatatatatatatatatatatatattatttctatatgtttattttatttttttatttatatatataatatatataaatatatatatatatatatatatatattttttttttttataatttatttgttattctCAGACTGTCCAACACAGCGCTGGAGCCATGCCATGTGTTTGAGTGATCCTGAAACGGCcgttctgattggtggagaggCTGATGACCAGGCCAGTTGTAAAGATTCTATATGGAAACTTGAGATTGGTGCGTATCGTTTTAAAAttcaatatgaaaaatgtaaAGACTTTACCATTTTCTTCTTAATAATGACATACTTTTAACATGCATATGTATAACTGTAATAATTCTCAGATAATGATTTCTGGTTCCCCGTGGACGTCTCATCGTCTGAGGTCAGTCCTCCGAGCTCTAAAGGTCACTCAGCAACCTTTGATCCTGAGTCTAAAGCTGTGTATGTGTACGGTGGTCTGAGAGACGCTCAGCGATACAGTGATCTCTATATACTGGACACTATAACTTGGaagtggaagcttgtttctgtgaGAAGTAGACCATTTATTTCTTTATacgatttgtgtgtgttttggagtAGCAGGTGTAGGAGTAGGCTAATTACTTCCAGTTGCATATATGTATGATGTTCTGGATTGCGATAGGCAAAAGGAAATATACCGTCCTTGGCGTACCACAGTGCCACGTTCTATAAGAAGGAGCTGTATGTATTTGGAGGAGTGCAGCCCAGCCGATGTCCTGAAGGCAAGGTTTGCAGTAATGCATTGTACATTTTCAACCCTGAACATGGTCTGTGGTATCAACCGATTGTGGAGGGTGACCGTCCTCTTCCCAGGTTTGGGTAAGAAGTATTACTTTGTCTTTTCATCCAGTTTCATAATCCCCATCCACAGTATATGCAACTAAACCAGGAACGTGTCCTTTACTCATTGTCTTGTCATTCAAAGTCCCTTTTTTATTCTTCCTCTGCTGTTTTCCACTACAtaataaaatgtgtgttttattaaagGCACACCACCACGCTGCTGTCAAACAAGATGATCATTTTTGGTGGGAGAAAAACTGCAACATACCTCAGCGATCTTCACATCCTGGATCTTGGTAATGATCCTGAACATCTGAAAGTATTCACTGTCTGCTGTGTTTTTCATATAACCACGGCCTTGTTTACCAAATCTTTTGTTTCTTGTGGAAAAGGCTTCATGGAATACACTGCTGTAAAATATGAGAACATGCCACCATTGGCCCGTGGGTAAGACTTCAAAATATGAATTTTACAActtatttttaaagggatagttcacccaaaaattaaaatgttgtcattaatgactcaccctcgttccaaaccagtaagaccttcgttctttggaacacaatttaagatatttttgatgaaatccgagagttttctgaccctgcataggaAATCATATTAGAGCCACAAGAATACTTTATGTGCAAAGATAACAAATtttttcaacaattcttctccccaaGTTGCCATTATCGAGAGCACCATGATGCATGTGTGTAGGATGGTAACTTGTGGGAGAATacttgaataaagtcgttatttttgttttatttgcacagaAAAGTATTATCGTATCTTCATTTACAATTACAGTGGAaatactgatgtcacatggattattttaacaatgtccttactgtctttctgggccttgaatgtggtagtcgcgttgctgtctatgcagggtcagaaagctctcggatttcatcaaaaatatctttatttgtgttctgaagacttatggctttggaacgacatgagggtgagtaattaatgaattttcatgtttgggtgaattattctttGAAAGAAAACTTTATAGAATAAGCTGATAATGCAGAATTTGTAAATACGGTTTTTCTTTTTGGTCATTCTGCTGTGCAGGTTTCACGCTGCTCTACCCGTGTCTGACAACAGGGTGCTGATCAGCGGAGGCTGCAGCGCTGTAGGAGCCCTACAGGACCTCCACCTCTTCAACATAGGTCTGTCAGTCCATCATTTACCACACTAAATACCATACAACTAAATATATTATAGCTGATAGAGTTGAAATACCTTAAAGACCTGTGAAAAGGTTTCACAATCATACATTTGAAATATCGATGGGtgggttttttttaattgaaaatagcaTAAAGCCTTTTTACTTGTTATTGCTAGTCAGTAGCAGGTGGTATTATGCCACATTATCAATGAACAATTTACAGAATAAGAGCATTTCATCTTCTACAAATATTTGAAGCAATAAAAATGTATGGTCTGGTCTATTTACCAAAATAGAAAGATTATTCATTTTAAAGCAGTGTCTGACTCCCAACATTATTCGAAACCCCTAGTTTAAGATTTGTTGTTCAAaacttattttaatgtaataaaatctatttaaaagttattaaaataatcaaaattaatactaaaactaggtaaaaaaaaaaaaactgtaaagacCAACTTTGAAGATGACATGAGAAAGCcagaccagaaagtttgaaaaagtttTAAAAGCTAGAAGTTTGGAGGTTTCCAGTTGTAAGAAGTTAAATTGGATGCAAGGACCTGcgaggatggatggatagataattGCAATTACAACTAAATTAATTTCAGGATTCCAGTATCTTTATGAGCTGGATGTTCTTCAAGATCCcctttttttaaacgattaatttaAAGTACGTGACTCTCCCAGTTTGTGATttactggattaaaaaaaaaaagagttttttcCACTTACTCATTTTCTAccttattaaatattttacagtttagcATAACTGTTgcaatgtatatttgttataaaaTGTCCATGGACTgtttttaaaaggatagttcagccaaaaaaattCCTAATTTTACATGTgccaaaagtgtaaaaaaaaaaaaaaaaagtcaactgtgacttttattatatggacaaaaacagttttaGCATTGCGTTCCACCAAAGAGAGGAAGTCATACATGCATGAAACAATACAAGGGTAAATAAACGGTGacatattttgcatttttgtgtCCATTTAAGTGTATGACCACATAGATGGGCTCAAAACTAATAGACTTGAAGTCCCAAATCCTTGATTTCTGGGTTCTTTAAAAGACTAGTTTACAGATATTAGTCTGAATGGATTGTTAACAGAAAGCATGTCTGCAGATACAAGCTCCTGGACATCAGTGGTGTCTCCATTGCTTTGCTCTAAGCCTCGTGCAGGCCACAGTCTGATTTGTCTGGGCTCTACAAAGACTTCATCTTCAGACCCGAGGGATCGCCGTCAAAGCAAGAGCCTCTCTCTCCAGTGCACCATCCTAGTATTTGGAGGGTCAGATTGTTCAGGAACATTTTATAATGACACTGTTAAATGCCCGGTTGAACTTCCTGTTTAGGGTCAGGGACTACAGGATTTTTTTCTTAGAAATGAATCTAGGGTACAGAAAAAAACTTGAACTTGAAGcacttttagcattttttttttacattgcagttTTAGCATGAACAGCTGTTTTACAGCTACCGTTTttatattgatttctttaaaagcaaGCAAAGCCTTCACTCTCTCACGTGTAGTTCAGGTTTGTATTTAGTACATTCAGAgacttaatgtatttttgtgcaaTAAATGTTTTCTCTTATTTTGCACGTACTTTACATGTTTTCACATTTGCATTTTTGTCCACTTTGTATGTTTCACATTGCACTCACACATCTTCCTTTAAGTCACTGGTATGTACAGCTCATCTCTTGTTCATAGATGTCTGAAAGTTGCAAAAAGCGATTATAGTCTTTTCATCAAAGCAATAAATGCAGTACTTTGCTAAAAAGAAACTGAACTGTCTTATTAATGAAGAATCTGACACAATGGTTTTGATTTCATTATTCAGATTATAGCTGCAAATCATCAGGAGTATCAGGCTGACATGACGGATGAGTGGCTTTAAAAGAGCGTCAATCTCAATTAATGTCTGGTTTAACCTTCTAATAGTAGGAAACTGAGACATATCCACCTTGAACCTTTGAAAAAAGACAGCAGAATGACAATTATAGCATTTTGCATTGCATAAACATTAAATGTCAGCCTTTAAAGAGACATCGTACCTTTCAGCAACTTGAGGCACAAGACAAATATCTGCCATGGATATCTAAAAGTGTAGCAGTGTTATTATTTGAAAGCATGTTAAATCAGAGTTTAGATTATGTAAACACTGTTGTTCAAAACCTTAGGGTTAGTACATGGTTTTTTTTACTGgttttattctatttttctaCTCCGTTGTGAACATGagagactactttcaaaaatattaacaaagcaaagtttatatctatatatatgtgtttgaTGAAGTACATCACGGCTATTACCTCATCACCAACACAGTATTTTTCTGCCGTCTGCTTCAGGATATGCTCAAGGACTTCAAATAAGAGAGACAATAAATGGCAATCAGACTATTAGAGCAATCAAGTGTGAAAACATGTCGAGACAGTAATTGGGTCaaagataaaatacaaaattattagaAAACTTGAATTTTTGGCAGCTAAAAATCTTTTCCTGTAGTGTTTCGGTATGAAATATCAGTTATTTTATGGCATTCATGGTATGTACCGTGGCagtgtctccaagatgcttcaagaaactcACCTGCAAACCTTCCTGAAAAACTAGCACAAGTGCACCGAaggcaaaagctgctttaaatgcAAAGGATGGCAacacaaatgttaaaaatgtttgacagcatcctcattttacagcatttttacacaagtgcataaaacttttaacagtactgtagctttgcaggtggGTTTCTTGAAGCGTCTCGGAGACGTtgtcacagttcttctggatcaAGTCTGTctctgttctgtttcttcatgttattccagacagactgatgatgatgatgaagagatcagatctctgtgtggagcactggctgctgtcagacaaaaatctcactggattattattacaattcatggaaaaatgaatgtttggaaatgtaaactgatatttcactacagcaaaagatagaaataactgacttaaaaaacattttttatctgGTGAAAATATAGTGtactaataattttggccaccattGTATAACCTAATGGCTTACAGTATATGACAACAAGATATAACTACACTGAAAAGAGCTTAGTGGGAAAAACTCACCGTCGAATCCTTGGTTGATGAAATGTTGAGCCCACTGTACCTTCTCTGCTCCAATTTTCTGAATCGCACACATTCTGAAATACAGAATCATTGGAAATAATAGGGTCTTTaaagtaatgttttattaatattcctTAAAGCTTTGATGCAAAATTGTTGCTTTTGGAGGACAAGTGTTAATAACTTTTCCATGTAACTGCACATGATTTTTAAATTGCGGATGAAAACATGATAGTTATGGAAATAATATTGAGACGTTGGCTCAACTTTTTTCTACAGTTGTTGTTTTGTGCACCTGTAAACACAATTTCATGTTGAACCTGGAGGGGCTGGGTCCCAGACGCGATGACGCCACagatggttttcacttcacaggtgtgccatgtcaggtttaataagtgtgatgtcttgccttataaatggggttgggaccatcagttgtgttgtgcagaagtcaggtggatacacagctgatattcctactgaatagactgttagaatttgtattatggcaagaaaaaagcagctaagtacaggaaaacgagtggccatcattactttaagaaatgaaggtcagtcagtccgaaaaattgggaaaactttgaaagtgtccccaagtgcagtcacaaaaaccatcaagcgctgcaaagaaactggctcacatgcagaccgccccaggaaaggaagaccaagagtcacctctgctgtagaggataagttcatccgagtcaccagcctcagaaatcgtaggttaacagcagctcagattagagaccaggtcaatggcacactgagttctagcagcagacacatctctagaacaactgttaagaggagaccgtgt harbors:
- the gstz1 gene encoding LOW QUALITY PROTEIN: maleylacetoacetate isomerase (The sequence of the model RefSeq protein was modified relative to this genomic sequence to represent the inferred CDS: deleted 2 bases in 1 codon) codes for the protein MCAIQKIGAEKVQWAQHFINQGFDVLEHILKQTAEKYCVGDEISMADICLVPQVAERFKVDMSQFPTIRRLNQTLIEIDAFKATHPSCQPDTPDDLQL
- the zgc:163014 gene encoding rab9 effector protein with kelch motifs, producing the protein MGKVHFYTLWSLREAPRQFIRNVNRTTYQVQMPLPLPKKLIVFGLGEWSSFSSDTEISVEVLLGAEVRSQVIGTLSPHSRCLIWQGVWTPELLAEATQRGRRGVYAKVMLRIRGQVRSSFISSTPRITRKRLALNHSSNPSSTLLSSGESHDITQRSAPEGSVSCAELGKSQMEMRENTLLQGVWPMDKTPRRSIIGIKGSIWSSEDPESPQSPNLVSSPKKRKLCKMSAVDFEDEMTVKRVKSCRADCPTQRWSHAMCLSDPETAVLIGGEADDQASCKDSIWKLEIDNDFWFPVDVSSSEVSPPSSKGHSATFDPESKAVYVYGGLRDAQRYSDLYILDTITWKWKLVSAKGNIPSLAYHSATFYKKELYVFGGVQPSRCPEGKVCSNALYIFNPEHGLWYQPIVEGDRPLPRFGHTTTLLSNKMIIFGGRKTATYLSDLHILDLGFMEYTAVKYENMPPLARGFHAALPVSDNRVLISGGCSAVGALQDLHLFNIDTSSWTSVVSPLLCSKPRAGHSLICLGSTKTSSSDPRDRRQSKSLSLQCTILVFGGSDCSGTFYNDTVKCPVELPV